In the genome of Drosophila subpulchrella strain 33 F10 #4 breed RU33 chromosome 2L, RU_Dsub_v1.1 Primary Assembly, whole genome shotgun sequence, one region contains:
- the LOC119547758 gene encoding N-alpha-acetyltransferase 20 → MSSPRLFVLEDLFKFNHIVLDPLVEVYSLPFLLPKILEYPELVLATDAPGGRLVGFILGTRIEDSTEHIGDGKDLGWSHGHVSALAVAHNYRNLGLATRLLTTLRDMMDRQKDLYMDLFVREKNKNAIRLYESLGYVKYRWLPQFYANDHGYDMRLPLSRDVDRISLEGIFINKLYSFSSMLYYLFMLYLFGLKDILLYGIGKGLSRVLNLLYKTT, encoded by the coding sequence ATGAGTTCACCACGCCTTTTCGTTCTCGAGGACTTGTTTAAGTTTAACCACATTGTCTTGGATCCGTTGGTTGAAGTATATTCCCTGCCTTTCTTACTTCCCAAAATCTTGGAGTATCCCGAACTGGTTCTAGCGACAGATGCCCCTGGCGGTCGTCTCGTGGgctttattctcggaacccgTATCGAGGACTCGACCGAGCATATTGGCGATGGAAAGGACCTGGGTTGGAGTCATGGACATGTCTCTGCCCTGGCTGTAGCCCATAACTATCGTAATCTGGGCTTGGCCACTCGTCTGTTGACTACTCTTAGGGATATGATGGACCGTCAGAAGGACCTGTATATGGATCTATTTGTGCGTGAGAAGAATAAGAACGCCATCCGACTTTATGAGTCCTTGGGATATGTAAAATATCGCTGGTTGCCCCAGTTTTATGCCAACGATCACGGTTATGATATGCGACTGCCCTTATCCCGGGATGTCGATAGGATTTCCCTGGAGGGGATTTTTATCAATaagctgtatagtttcagcaGTATGCTGTACTATCTCTTTATGCTCTATTTATTCGGACTCAAAGACATTTTGTTGTATGGTATTGGCAAAGGCTTGAGTAGggttttaaatctattatataaAACCACATAA
- the LOC119546842 gene encoding transmembrane protease serine 9: MFAFLPVLLLCVHLLHFKMISGVDLPSVSGGAAAPAPVWENGEINAAPEAGLSKANATAEENFGGAVVDSSSPNLSRQRRQFFFDPSVFLWQGGLGGSGVPGGWGPGEGSKCLTSRGQPGVCVRIDGCRQYYRAARQIAIFTLRQWPQTNGLGLNGNMCNFFDLLGRVNNGICCTDIETNSFGVFPLPGTTTTTTTTTEKPSMAADEEDRMDVMPEGEVDAEQPVDAPRPEDPIDNANSVEDMPDFQDGNTIEGNAPEGDSQPEAEAEPEPAGQPVAQPIPTQPASTIYPYQWPFGSFAGGVAQWPPALPTHPPTTGGWPPPLPTHPPNHHYPTHPTTGGVPSTKRTTPRPTSPTRPTTTRRPSYPSYPATTTTTTTTRRPASGSSPEGLPLQCGNKNPVTPDQERIVGGINASPHEFPWIAVLFKSGKQFCGGSLITNSHILTAAHCVARMTSWDVAALTAHLGDYNIGTDFEVQHVSRRIKRLVRHKGFEFSTLHNDVAVLTLSEPVPFSREIQPICLPTSPSQQSRSYSGQVATVAGWGSLRENGPQPSILQKVDIPIWANSECARKYGRAAPGGIIESMICAGQAAKDSCSGDSGGPMIINDGGRYTQVGIVSWGIGCGKGQYPGVYTRVTSLLPWIYKNIK, translated from the exons atgttTGCATTTCTGCCAGTTTTATTACTTTGTGTGCATTTGCTGCATTTTAAAATGATCTCGGGCGTAGATCTCCCATCCGTTTCGGGAGGGGCAGCTGCTCCAGCTCCTGTGTGGGAAAATGGTGAAATAAATGCGGCACCCGAGGCAGGATTGTCCAAAGCCAATGCCACCGCGGAGGAAAACTTCGGCGGAGCGGTGGTGG ATTCCTCATCACCAAATCTGAGTCGCCAGCGTCGTCAGTTTTTCTTTGATCCGAGTGTTTTCTTGTGGCAGGGAGGACTTGGTGGCTCGGGTGTTCCTGGTGGCTGGGGACCCGGCGAGGGATCCAAGTGCCTTACATCTCGTGGCCAACCGGGTGTTTGTGTCCGCATCGATGGATGCCGCCAGTATTACCGGGCAGCCCGCCAGATAGCCATATTCACCCTGCGACAGTGGCCACAGACAAATGGACTTGGCCTAAATGGCAACATGTGCAACTTCTTCGATCTGCTGGGCAGAGTTAACAATGGCATCTGTTGCACAGACATCGAGACCAACAGTTTTGGAGTATTTCCACTGCCTGGAACGACGACGACCACGACCACGACTACGGAGAAGCCTTCTATGGCAGCTGACGAGGAGGACAGGATGGATGTTATGCCCGAAGGAGAAGTGGATGCTGAACAGCCAGTGGATGCTCCTCGACCCGAGGACCCCATTGATAATGCTAACAGTGTAGAGGATATGCCAGATTTCCAGGATGGCAACACAATTGAGGGCAATGCTCCTGAAGGGGATTCACAACCCGAAGCTGAAGCCGAACCCGAACCCGCGGGGCAACCGGTGGCGCAGCCTATTCCCACCCAGCCAGCCAGTACAATCTATCCTTATCAATGGCCTTTCGGTTCCTTTGCGGGTGGAGTGGCCCAGTGGCCACCAGCTCTGCCCACTCATCCACCCACAACGGGTGGCTGGCCACCACCGCTTCCCACCCATCCGCCGAACCATCATTATCCCACGCATCCCACCACCGGCGGAGTTCCGAGCACCAAACGCACCACTCCAAGACCCACTAGTCCCACCAGACCCACCACCACCAGGCGACCCAGTTATCCCAGTTATCCTgccacaaccaccaccaccaccacgaCGAGACGTCCTGCAAGTGGCTCAAGTCCGGAAGGACTCCCGCTGCAGTGCGGCAATAAGAACCCGGTGACACCCGATCAGGAGAGGATTGTGGGCGGTATCAATGCCAGTCCACACGAGTTTCCCTGGATAGCGGTGCTCTTCAAGTCGGGCAAGCAGTTCTGCGGCGGCAGTCTCATCACCAACAGCCACATCCTGACCGCAGCTCATTGTGTGGCAAG GATGACCTCCTGGGACGTGGCCGCGTTGACAGCTCATCTGGGTGACTACAACATCGGCACCGACTTTGAGGTGCAACATGTGTCTCGCAGGATCAAGCGCCTTGTGCGCCACAAGGGCTTCGAATTTAGCACCTTG CACAACGATGTAGCCGTACTCACGCTTAGTGAACCTGTGCCCTTCAGCCGGGAGATTCAACCGATTTGCCTGCCCACCTCGCCCTCGCAGCAATCCCGCTCGTACAGTGGTCAGGTGGCCACGGTGGCCGGATGGGGAAGTCTCCGGGAGAACGGGCCTCAGCCCTCGATTCTGCAGAAGGTTGACATTCCCATCTGGGCAAATTCTGAGTGTGCCAGGAAATACGGAAGAGCAGCGCCCGGTGGCATCATTGAATCGATGATCTGCGCTGGCCAGGCGGCCAAGGATTCGTGCAGT GGCGACTCTGGTGGACCCATGATAATCAACGATGGCGGACGCTACACTCAGGTGGGAATAGTTTCCTGGGGCATTGGCTGCGGAAAGGGTCAATATCCTGGCGTCTATACTCGTGTAACTTCGCTGCTGCCCTGGATCTACAAGAACATTAAATAA
- the LOC119547914 gene encoding N-alpha-acetyltransferase 20, whose amino-acid sequence MTSFREMRFDDLFKINSLVFDALTEVYSLTFFVKHLLEFPGLSKIAEAPGPDGPLMGYIFGHYLAKQNKEPHSHVAALTVSPEYRRLGLATALMDYFFMAATHKGASFVNLFMRASNQAAYHLYCSMGYAHRQTLVDYYPDDPEPENAFEMRKYIPRPMEVH is encoded by the coding sequence ATGACAAGCTTTCGGGAAATGCGTTTCGATGATCTATTCAAAATTAATTCATTAGTATTTGATGCCCTCACAGAGGTTTACAGCCTAACGTTCTTTGTGAAGCATCTTCTGGAATTCCCAGGACTCTCAAAGATTGCCGAAGCTCCAGGTCCCGATGGCCCTCTAATGGGATATATATTCGGGCACTATCTGGCCAAGCAAAATAAGGAGCCGCATAGTCATGTGGCGGCATTGACTGTATCTCCGGAATATAGACGCCTTGGACTTGCCACTGCTCTAATGGATTACTTTTTCATGGCTGCAACCCACAAAGGAGCTTCTTTTGTAAACCTCTTCATGCGAGCCAGCAATCAGGCCGCCTATCACCTGTACTGCTCCATGGGCTACGCTCATCGCCAAACCCTCGTGGACTACTATCCAGATGACCCGGAACCGGAGAATGCCTTCGAGATGAGAAAGTACATACCACGTCCTATGGAGGTTCATTAA